Proteins found in one Triticum urartu cultivar G1812 chromosome 4, Tu2.1, whole genome shotgun sequence genomic segment:
- the LOC125550838 gene encoding uncharacterized protein LOC125550838 — protein MWMVRIDAGTAEEVAMGWIDDRGACFFPVPESGRKRKRGEPGLEDGASSGVDERSDKSNDTVESSIQPNLLPLSSTPRVAVLVCRLPWQRYIHSLWATRRPAWGKAVRLEETDKFY, from the exons ATGTGGATGGTGCGCATCGACGCTGGCACCGCCGAGGAGGTCGCCATGGGCTGGATTGATGACCGCGGGGCCTGCTTCTTCCCTGTGCCAGAGAGcgggaggaagaggaagaggggcGAGCCTGGGCTGGAGGATGGGGCGTCGTCCGGGGTGGATGAGAGGTCCGACAAGAGCAACGACACGGTGGAGTCCTCAATCCAGCCTAATCTCCTGCCCCTCTCAAGCACTCCCCGTGTAGCAGTCCTGGTGTGTAGACTGCCATGGCAACGCTACATCCATTCATTAT GGGCAACAAGGCGGCCAGCTTGGGGCAAGGCGGTGAGGTTGGAGGAGACGGACAAGTTCTACTAG